The following is a genomic window from Mycobacterium parmense.
ATCAACTGGATTTGATAGGTTCTCGGGAGCCCATCCGAGGAGTTGACATGCCCGAAACCGGCCGGCCCGGCGGCGGCGAGCTTCGGCGAAGCCTCGGGTTGTTCGACGCGGTGGTGATCGGGCTGGGATCGATGATCGGAGCCGGGATCTTCGCGGCGCTCGGCCCGGCGGCGCGCACCGCCGGCTCGGGGCTGCTGCTCGGCCTGGCCCTGGCCGCGGGGGTGGCCTATTGCAACGCCACCTCCTCGGCGCGGCTGGCGGCCCGCTACCCCACCTCCGGGGGGACCTACGTGTACGGCCGGATGCGCCTGGGCGACTTCTGGGGCTACCTGGCCGGGTGCGGCTTCGTCGTCGGCAAGACCGCGTCCTGCGCGGCGATGGCCCTGACCGTGGGCGCCTATGCGTTCCCATCGCAGGCGCACCCGGTGGCCGTCGCCACGGTTGCGGTGCTGACCGCCGTGAACTACGCCGGCATCAAGAAGTCGGCGTGGCTGACCCGCATCATCGTGGCCGCGGTGCTGCTCGTGCTGATCGCCGTCGTCGTCGCCGTCGTCGGCGCGCAGGGTCCAGGAGCTCTCGGCGCCCAGCACCCGCATCTCGGGGGCGGCAGCGCCGAGGGTGTGATCCGGGCCGCGGGACTGCTGTTCTTCGCCTTCGCCGGGTACGCGCGCATCGCCACCCTCGGGGAAGAGGTGCGCGACCCCGCGCGCACCATCCCGCGGGCGATCGCGCTCGCGCTCGGGATCACCCTCGCCGTCTATGCGCTGGTGGCCTTGGCTGCGCTGACGGCGCTGGGCCCAACGGGCCTCGGCGAGGCCACCGCCCCGCTGATCGAAACCGCGCGGGCGTCGGGCACGGGCTGGCTGGTGCCCGTGGTGAAGGTGGGCGCGACGATCGCGGCGCTCGGCTCGCTGCTGGCCCTGATCCTCGGCGTCTCCCGCATCACCCTGGCCATGGCGCGAGACCACCACCTCCCGTCCGTGCTGGCCGCCGTGCACCCGCGATTTCACGTGCCGCACCGCGCCGAGCTCGTCATCGGCGTGGTGGTGGCGTTGCTGGCGGCGACCATCGACCTGCGCAGCGCGATCGGGTTCTCGTCCTTTGCCGTGCTCGTCTACTACGCGGTCGCCAACGCCTCGGCCCTGACGCTGCGCACGCCGCAGGGCCGCCCCCGCCGGGCCGTCCCGGTCGTCGGGCTGCTCGGATGCGTGATGCTGGCGTGGGCCATGCCGCTCACGTCGGTGCTGGCCGGGATCACGGTGCTCGGTGCCGTCGCCGCCGCCTACGCGGTCCGGCGCGCGGTGGCACGGCGACCGATCCCGGTTCGCCCCGATCGGGAAGACTGAGCAGATGGCCGAGCGGGAAGCCGAGGCGTTCGAGAAGCTCGTCGCGCTGCTGAATTATCCGATGTACGTCGTGACCACCCAGGCCGGCGGCGCCATGGCCGGCTGCCTGGTGGGCTTCGCCAGCCAGACCAGCATTCATCCGCCCCGGTTCCTGGTGGGGCTGTCCAAGCGGAACCACACCTTCCGGGTGGCCGCGCACGCCACCCACCTGGTGGTGCACGTGTTCGACCACCGTCACCTCGACGTCGTCGAGCTCTTCGGCACCCAGACCGGCGACACCGTCGACAAGTTCGGCCGGTGTTCCTGGCACCGCGGGCCCGAACAGATGCCCGTCCTCGACGACGCCGCCGCCTGGTTCGTCGGCCGGATTCTCGAGCGCTTCACCCTCGGCGACCACACTGGGCATCTGCTGGCGCCGGTCGGCGGCGAGCCACCCAGGGAGCTCACGAGCTGGGTCTCCTTCGGCGACGTCCACCACCTGCGACCGGGCCACGAGGCCTAGCCGATGCCGTCGCCCCTGGTCGGCCCCGTCGGTGGCATCGCGGAGCTTGCGTCGTTCTACGCCGACCCGCCGGACGGGGTGCGCGCCAACATGATCTTCAGCGCCGACGGCGCCGCCGCGTTCGGCGGGCGGGCCGGCCCGCTGTCGTGTCCCGTCGACCAGCAGCTCCTCAGGATCCTGCGGGGATACGCCGACGTGGTGCTGGTCGGCGCCGGCACCGCGCGCGCCGAGAACTACGGCCCGGTGCGCCTCACCGAGGCCGAAATGGACCGGCGACTTCGCGAGGGGCGGCCCGCACGACCCCCGATCGCGGTGGTCAGCCGAACCGGAGACCTGCCGGCCACCCTGTTCGGCGACCCCGACCAGGCCCCGGTCCTGCTGACCTGCACCCGGACCGGCATGGTCGACGCGGGCCCATGGCAGGTGATTGCGGCCGGCACCGACTCGGTGGACATGGCGCACGCGGTCGCGATGCTCCGGGAACGCGGCATGCGCCGCATCCTGTGCGAGGGCGGTCCGACCCTGCTCGACGAGCTGATCGAGGCGGACGCCGTCGACGAGATCTGCGTGACGGTCGCCCCCCGGCTCGCCGCGGGGCAGCCGGTGGGCCACCGACCGCAGTCGGCCTTGCCCGCTCCGGTCGCCATGCGGCTCGATCACGCCCTGGTGTCCGACGACTATCTGTTCCTGAGGTACCGCCGCTGAGCCCCTGAGCGCTCGAAATGCAGCCGTTGCCAGCGCTTCCTATGATGAGAAGGTCCGGGTTGAAGCTCACATCGGATCGCGTGTGCGACTCACCTTCAGTCCAGTGTCGTCCAGTTCCTCGAGGACATGCAGAGGGGGTCACCGGCCGGGTGAGTACTTCCAACGACGACCACCACTACCGCAACCTGGCGGTGGACAAATTGCGGCCCAGCGAGCTTCGCTGGGCGTTGAACAATGATGCGGTGCACGGCATCGCCTACGCTTTCCGCAACCCCGTTGCCGTCGCAGAAGCCAGCGACGACCCGGCGGACGACAGGGAGACCTACCTCGTCCGGGTGAAGCGCGACCACCTGGTCAGAGCGCTGGAGAAGATCAACGACTGGATCGGCGAGAACCCCGGCCCGGCCGGGATGCACGCATACGGCTTTCTGCGGGCGCTCTCCAGGGAGGGCCTCAGCGAACGCACGGCCGGCGACGACGGACACGTCTGATCCGGTCGCTGCGTTAGCTGCTTTCCCGATTCGCCGTGCCCGACGGCGGCGCCACACATTAGCCTTGAGCCTGGTACGCCGGGCGGTTCGCTCTCGCCCGGCGCGCGGCCGGCGGGTGAGGAGTCTGGCGATGGGTGATGCGACCGCGGATTCCCGTGCGGGTTCGCAGTTCGGCCCGTATCGGCTGCGGCGGCTGGTGGGCCGTGGGGGCATGGGCGACGTGTACGAGGCCGAGGACACGGTGCGCGAGCGGATTGTCGCCCTCAAACTGATGTCGCCCACCCTGTCCAGCGATCCCGTGTTCCGGTCGCGGATGCAGCGCGAGGCGCGCACGGCGGGGCGGCTGCACGAACCGCACGTCGTTCCGATCCACGATTTCGGCGAGATCGACGGCCAGCTCTACGTCGACATGCGCCTCATCGACGGCACGGATCTGGCCGCCATCGTCAAGCGGTACGGGCCGCTGTCGCCGCCCCGCGCGGTGGCGATCGTCCGCCAGATCGGCTCGGCGCTCGACGCCGCGCACGCCGCCGGCGTCCTGCACCGCGACGTCAAGCCGGAGAACATCCTGGTGAGCGCCGACGACTTCGCCTACCTCGTCGACTTCGGGATCGCGAGTGCCAGCTCCGACGAGAAGCTGACGCAGTTCGGCACCACCCTGGGCACTGTCAAGTACATGGCCCCCGAACGGTTCAGCGACTCCGACGTCACCCACCGCGCCGATATCTACGCGCTGAGCTGCGTCTTGTACGAATGCCTGACCGGGTCCCCGCCGTACACGGGGGATCAGGTCAGCGTGATGGGCGCG
Proteins encoded in this region:
- a CDS encoding flavin reductase family protein, which gives rise to MAEREAEAFEKLVALLNYPMYVVTTQAGGAMAGCLVGFASQTSIHPPRFLVGLSKRNHTFRVAAHATHLVVHVFDHRHLDVVELFGTQTGDTVDKFGRCSWHRGPEQMPVLDDAAAWFVGRILERFTLGDHTGHLLAPVGGEPPRELTSWVSFGDVHHLRPGHEA
- a CDS encoding pyrimidine reductase family protein, yielding MPSPLVGPVGGIAELASFYADPPDGVRANMIFSADGAAAFGGRAGPLSCPVDQQLLRILRGYADVVLVGAGTARAENYGPVRLTEAEMDRRLREGRPARPPIAVVSRTGDLPATLFGDPDQAPVLLTCTRTGMVDAGPWQVIAAGTDSVDMAHAVAMLRERGMRRILCEGGPTLLDELIEADAVDEICVTVAPRLAAGQPVGHRPQSALPAPVAMRLDHALVSDDYLFLRYRR
- a CDS encoding APC family permease, which codes for MPETGRPGGGELRRSLGLFDAVVIGLGSMIGAGIFAALGPAARTAGSGLLLGLALAAGVAYCNATSSARLAARYPTSGGTYVYGRMRLGDFWGYLAGCGFVVGKTASCAAMALTVGAYAFPSQAHPVAVATVAVLTAVNYAGIKKSAWLTRIIVAAVLLVLIAVVVAVVGAQGPGALGAQHPHLGGGSAEGVIRAAGLLFFAFAGYARIATLGEEVRDPARTIPRAIALALGITLAVYALVALAALTALGPTGLGEATAPLIETARASGTGWLVPVVKVGATIAALGSLLALILGVSRITLAMARDHHLPSVLAAVHPRFHVPHRAELVIGVVVALLAATIDLRSAIGFSSFAVLVYYAVANASALTLRTPQGRPRRAVPVVGLLGCVMLAWAMPLTSVLAGITVLGAVAAAYAVRRAVARRPIPVRPDRED